One stretch of Saccharopolyspora erythraea DNA includes these proteins:
- a CDS encoding putative glycoside hydrolase translates to MPRWVAVAVGTVVVLVAGYLLLWLVSTEDVEVRGIPQHPLRSQDAAESIRIQAGSADGVRVLIDDREVPTDEQRGTIGLRTAALADGPHHLQVVTPSMIGSSTTTREFTVDSTPPVLRVDDSLRPESPGKPVTVTGRAEGADTVTVAGKPAQVVNGAFSAVVERPDREVQVVAEDRAGNRTEKTMTVHIRHPGMRAVHMTGLAWTSATLREPVLEMARQGRIDTVELDIKDESGEVPYDSAVPMANQIGAVKGYYNARQAIDQLHGMGVRVVGRLVAFKDPILGEASWRGGHPERVVQTAGGQPWTGGYGGYAFTNFADPVVRQYNIDIATEAAALGFDDVLYDYVRRPDGAIEQMRFPGLTTTPEAGIADFLRQTQPAVRSRGALLGASVFGISVNRPTQIAQDIRQMAQYADYIAPMVYPSHWGPGEFGVDDPNTQPYEIVRNSLAEFAKAVEGTDVQIIPWLQDFSLGASYGPAEVAAQIKAAGDGGMPSFLLWAANCRYHDQALAPAG, encoded by the coding sequence ATGCCGAGATGGGTAGCGGTCGCGGTCGGCACCGTGGTGGTGCTGGTGGCCGGCTACCTGCTGCTGTGGCTGGTGTCCACTGAGGACGTCGAGGTGCGGGGAATTCCCCAGCACCCGTTGCGATCCCAGGACGCCGCCGAATCGATCCGGATCCAGGCGGGTTCCGCCGACGGGGTCCGGGTGCTGATCGACGACCGCGAGGTCCCCACCGATGAACAGCGGGGGACGATCGGGTTGCGCACCGCCGCACTCGCCGACGGCCCGCACCATCTGCAGGTCGTCACCCCCTCGATGATCGGGTCGAGCACGACGACCCGTGAGTTCACAGTGGACAGCACGCCGCCGGTGCTGCGGGTCGACGACTCGCTGCGGCCGGAGTCGCCGGGCAAGCCGGTGACGGTGACCGGAAGGGCGGAGGGCGCCGACACGGTCACGGTCGCGGGCAAGCCCGCCCAGGTCGTCAACGGCGCGTTCTCCGCGGTCGTCGAGCGGCCCGACCGCGAGGTCCAGGTGGTGGCCGAGGACCGCGCGGGCAACCGGACCGAGAAGACGATGACCGTGCACATCCGCCACCCCGGCATGCGCGCCGTGCACATGACCGGCCTGGCCTGGACCAGCGCCACGCTGCGCGAGCCGGTGCTGGAGATGGCGCGGCAGGGCCGCATCGACACCGTCGAGCTCGACATCAAGGACGAGAGCGGCGAGGTCCCCTACGACTCCGCGGTGCCGATGGCCAACCAGATCGGCGCGGTCAAGGGCTACTACAACGCGCGCCAGGCCATCGACCAGCTGCACGGCATGGGCGTGCGGGTGGTCGGCAGGCTCGTGGCGTTCAAGGACCCGATCCTCGGTGAGGCGTCCTGGCGCGGTGGCCACCCGGAGCGGGTCGTGCAGACCGCGGGCGGGCAGCCGTGGACCGGCGGATACGGCGGCTACGCGTTCACCAACTTCGCCGACCCGGTGGTGCGCCAGTACAACATCGACATCGCCACCGAGGCCGCCGCGCTCGGCTTCGACGACGTCCTCTACGACTACGTCCGGCGGCCGGACGGGGCGATCGAGCAGATGCGCTTCCCCGGCCTGACGACCACGCCGGAGGCGGGCATCGCCGACTTCCTGCGCCAGACCCAGCCGGCCGTGCGCTCCCGCGGCGCGCTGCTGGGCGCGTCGGTGTTCGGGATCTCGGTGAACCGGCCGACCCAGATCGCCCAGGACATCAGGCAGATGGCCCAGTACGCCGACTACATCGCGCCGATGGTGTACCCGTCGCACTGGGGACCGGGCGAGTTCGGGGTGGACGACCCCAACACCCAGCCCTACGAGATCGTGCGCAACTCGCTGGCCGAGTTCGCCAAGGCGGTCGAGGGCACCGACGTGCAGATCATCCCGTGGCTGCAGGACTTCAGCCTCGGCGCCTCCTACGGCCCGGCCGAGGTGGCGGCCCAGATCAAGGCGGCAGGCGACGGCGGCATGCCGTCGTTCCTGCTGTGGGCGGCGAACTGCCGATACCACGACCAGGCGCTCGCCCCGGCGGGTTAG
- a CDS encoding polysaccharide deacetylase family protein codes for MYHRITDAPESVYDRTPADFRAELERLAAEGYVPVTVSEYAAGRFDIPAGTHPVVLTFDDGSVTQFTLDGSGRPAPGTAVNILLEVAAAHPGFRPVATFYVFNPPFEEPTGARGLKWLHDNGFEIGNHTVDHPNLGQVSGAQAQQQIAGMQRVITDAVPGLVVRSLALPLGVHPDDEKLAADGSADGVTYHHDSVMLVGSNPAPSPWSADFDPANIPRVRSQGPGGQDAAYGSTAWLDKLAADPDRRYTSDGDPNRVSAPGSVSEQPNAAAQARAYRY; via the coding sequence ATGTACCACCGCATCACCGACGCGCCGGAAAGCGTCTACGACCGGACGCCGGCCGACTTCCGCGCCGAGCTGGAAAGGCTGGCCGCGGAGGGCTACGTCCCGGTCACCGTCAGCGAGTACGCCGCAGGCCGGTTCGACATCCCGGCCGGCACCCACCCCGTCGTGCTCACCTTCGACGACGGGTCGGTGACACAGTTCACTTTGGACGGATCGGGGCGGCCCGCGCCGGGCACCGCGGTGAACATCCTGCTCGAAGTAGCCGCGGCCCACCCCGGCTTCCGCCCGGTGGCGACCTTCTACGTCTTCAACCCGCCGTTCGAGGAGCCGACCGGCGCGCGCGGCCTGAAGTGGTTGCACGACAACGGTTTCGAGATCGGCAACCACACCGTCGACCACCCCAACCTGGGCCAGGTCTCCGGTGCGCAGGCCCAGCAGCAGATCGCCGGCATGCAGCGGGTGATCACCGACGCGGTGCCGGGCCTGGTGGTGCGGTCGCTGGCGCTGCCGCTCGGGGTGCACCCGGACGACGAGAAGCTCGCCGCCGACGGTTCCGCCGACGGCGTCACCTACCACCACGACAGCGTGATGCTGGTCGGCTCGAACCCCGCGCCGTCGCCCTGGTCGGCCGACTTCGACCCCGCCAACATCCCGCGCGTCCGCTCGCAGGGACCTGGTGGCCAGGACGCGGCCTACGGCTCGACGGCGTGGCTCGACAAGCTCGCCGCGGATCCGGACCGCCGCTACACCTCCGACGGTGACCCGAACCGGGTGTCCGCGCCGGGCTCGGTGTCCGAGCAGCCCAACGCCGCCGCGCAGGCCCGCGCGTACCGGTACTGA